In Fulvia fulva chromosome 10, complete sequence, a single window of DNA contains:
- a CDS encoding Mitochondrial import inner membrane translocase subunit tim10 — translation MSMFGFGARPQPSSAEKIAAAEAEIEMVSNMFNQLVDTCTRKCIPPQYREADLNKGESVCLDRCVSKFFEVNIKVSEKMQGEAAQRQGGAPGGGMFGS, via the exons ATGTCTATGTTCGGATTCGGCGCCAGGCCTCAGCCTTCATCGGCGGAGAAGATCGCAGCAGCAGAGGCAGAGATCGAGATGGTCTCCAACATGTTCAACCA ACTGGTCGACACCTGCACACGCAAGTGCATCCCACCCCAATACCGCGAAGCCGACCTCAACAAAGGCGAATCCGTCTGCCTAGACCGCTGCGTCTCCAAattcttcgaagtcaacaTCAAAGTATCAGAAAAGATGCAAGGCGAAGCCGCACAGAGGCAAGGCGGCGCGCCAGGTGGTGGTATGTTTGGCTCATAA
- a CDS encoding Superoxide-generating NADPH oxidase heavy chain subunit A: MAIVRKKKSWLAAQFTTRKLIFYTFFHALHIFLFIIGWYVQANDERLAPLNTLGFSVWFSRGAGLCLSVDTMIILLPMCRNILKVVRPKIRWLPLDESQWFHRQVAYSMLLWTIVHVSAHYVNFFNVERSLVRKEAAVQIHYMQAGGITGHVMLLCMLLMFTTAHAKIRQQSYETFWYTHHLFIPFLLAMYTHATGCFVRDSLEPYSPFDHHSFWNHCIGYEGWRWELVGGGLYLCERLHRELRSRRQTEIIKVVRHPYDAVEIQFRKPSMRYKAGQWLFINVPSVSQNQWHPFTITSCPFDPYISIHVRQVGDFTRALANALGAGQEQQKLYDELDPNGMYEVALQHGQEMPKLRIDGPYGAPAEDVFENEIAILIGTGIGVTPWAAILKNIWHMRLSPNPPKRLRRVEFIWVCKDTTSFEWFQALLSSLENQSMGMGMGGQGSGQEFLRIHTYLTQKMDADTAQNIVLNSVGTDKDPLTELSSRTNFGRPDFNRLLVAMREGILNQSYIAGLDRGGRTDVGVYFCGPNMAARDIKKACKEATVEQVKFRFWKEHF, from the exons ATGGCGATAGTGAGGAAGAAGAAGTCATGGCTGGCCGCGCAGTTCACCACCCGCAAGCTCATATTCTACACCTTCTTCCACGCTCTCCACATATTCCTCTTCATCATAGGCTGGTATGTCCAAGCCAACGATGAGCGACTCGCGCCTCTCAACACCCTTGGATTCAGCGTCTGGTTCTCGCGAGGAGCAGGACTATGTCTTTCGGTGGACACCATGATCATTCTCCTCCCCATGTGCCGGAACATCCTCAAAGTTGTTCGACCCAAGATTCGATGGCTACCTCTGGACGAGAGTCAATGGTTCCACCGGCAAGTCGCGTACAGCATGCTGCTGTGGACAATCGTACACGTTAGCGCACACTATGTGAACTTCTTCAACGTGGAGAGGTCACTTGTACGAAAAGAGGCGGCAGTGCAGATACACTATATGCAAGCAGGTGGTATCACTGGGCATGTCATGCTGTTGTGCATGTTGCTCATGTTCACCACCGCACATGCAAAGATTCGGCAGCAAAGCTACGAGACATTCTGGTACACACACCATCTGTTCATACCCTTTCTGCTGGCCATGTATACTCATGCGACTGGCTGCTTCGTGAGAGATTCTCTGGAGCCATATTCGCCGTTCGATCACCACAGCTTCTGGAATCACTGCATCGGCTATGAAGGTTGGAGGTGGGAGCTGGTAGGAGGAGGCTTGTACCTGTGCGAAAGGTTGCATCGTGAGCTTCGATCGAGAAGGCAGACCGAGATCATCAAGGTCGTCAGGCATCCTTACG ATGCTGTCGAGATCCAGTTCCGAAAGCCTAGTATGCGATACAAGGCAGGCCAGTGGCTGTTCATCAATGTGCCGTCCGTCAGCCAGAACCAATGGCATCCATTCACAATCACATCCTGCCCTTTCGACCCCTACATCAGCATCCACGTACGGCAGGTCGGCGACTTCACCAGAGCACTGGCGAATGCCCTTGGTGCTGGGCAAGAACAGCAAAAGCTTTACGATGAACTGGACCCCAATGGCATGTACGAGGTCGCGCTACAACACGGCCAGGAAATGCCCAAGCTGCGGATAGATGGACCCTACGGAGCACCCGCGGAAGACGTCTTCGAAAACGAGATCGCAATCTTGATCGGAACTGGCATTGGTGTCACTCCATGGGCAGCGATTCTCAAAAACATATGGCACATGCGACTTTCGCCGAATCCACCCAAACGTTTGCGCAGAGTAGAGTTCATCTGGGTTTGCAAAGATACGACATCCTTTGAGTGGTTCCAAGCACTACTTTCGAGCTTAGAAAACCAAAGCATGGGCATGGGCATGGGCGGACAAGGAAGTGGCCAAGAGTTCCTGCGCATACACACGTATCTTACGCAGAAAATGGATGCGGACACTGCGCAGAACATCGTGCTCAACTCCGTAGGGACAGACAAAGATCCCCTGACTGAGCTGTCGAGTCGAACGAACTTTGGTCGACCCGACTTCAACCGCTTGCTGGTGGCCATGCGCGAGGGTATCCTGAACCAGTCGTACATCGCAGGCCTTGACCGAGGCGGTAGGACAGACGTCGGTGTATACTTCTGCGGTCCGAACATGGCTGCTAGAGATATCAAGAAGGCCTGCAAGGAGGCGACCGTAGAGCAGGTCAAATTCCGTTTCTGGAAGGAGCATTTCTAG
- a CDS encoding 54S ribosomal protein L20, mitochondrial: MASALFAHQLRPTIIQSEAAAFVCKSCRRNVATARRTRKALRVKLDPSFAPSKTEAQDHIIFNPPSSAPNVYHTPAKFLPKSDPRRALHTTSAPTEESAPAPRQGILASIAAQRAAAAPPVESLKPVRPIQEKKYHLTQAEIDEIRRLRAEDPRQWTRVRLAEKFDCSQFFVSLCCSAPEIKQEQDQELERIKAKWGRRKRDDRDARQERKKRWGMDA, translated from the coding sequence ATGGCTTCCGCTCTCTTCGCCCACCAACTACGACCGACCATCATCCAATCCGAAGCCGCTGCCTTTGTCTGCAAAAGCTGCCGTCGTAATGTAGCAACAGCCCGCCGAACACGAAAAGCGCTGCGCGTGAAGCTCGATCCCTCATTCGCACCCAGCAAGACAGAAGCCCAGGACCACATCATCTTCAATCCGCCATCAAGTGCACCCAATGTCTACCATACACCAGCCAAGTTCCTACCAAAGTCAGATCCGCGAAGAGCGCTCCACACTACTTCAGCGCCAACGGAAGAAAGTGCACCAGCACCACGACAAGGAATACTAGCATCAATAGCAGCACAGAGAGCTGCGGCAGCGCCACCAGTAGAATCACTGAAACCTGTGCGGCCCATACAAGAGAAGAAGTACCATCTGACTCAGGCAGAAATCGATGAGATTAGAAGGTTACGCGCGGAAGACCCCAGGCAATGGACAAGAGTGCGTCTAGCGGAGAAATTTGACTGTTCGCAATTCTTTGTGAGTCTGTGCTGCTCGGCGCCGGAGATCAAGCAGGAGCAGGATCAGGAGTTGGAGCGGATAAAGGCGAAGTGGGGGCGACGGAAGAGGGACGATAGAGATGCGAGGCAGGAGAGGAAGAAACGATGGGGGATGGATGCTTGA
- a CDS encoding UPF0390 protein encodes MAQGQLKKTKAPAVKISQRKQTGARVIKPKKALLVKQNNMKKKHSAGLAAATEKSLAGKAGHLEILHGGKKDKKLEKAKEGKK; translated from the coding sequence ATGGCGCAAGGTCAGCTGAAGAAGACCAAGGCCCCAGCTGTGAAGATCTCGCAGCGCAAGCAGACCGGCGCGCGCGTCATCAAGCCGAAGAAAGCGTTGCTCGTCAAGCAGAACAACATGAAGAAGAAGCACTCGGCGGGACTGGCGGCGGCGACGGAGAAGTCACTGGCAGGCAAGGCGGGACATCTGGAGATTCTACATGGCGGCAAGAAGGACAAGAAGTTGGAGAAGGCGAAGGAGGGCAAGAAGTGA
- a CDS encoding putative RNA helicase SDE3 produces MADKPAKFDVYARPYVPQELKYAPAPSIHYYDYVLSFAGRWLDRSRDAGTTQNQDEPVEFETTSPADKEAYVPFFSRAFTREVEALQTECEEYDIVPGLRENNIRVEVGDIVHVRQLRLDHRGELLTNTITDAAGMAIVTAYPVDVQHDAVVCAINRQYEVLTLRIDQLFPGGYVFNVCFTLQHTRLEALHTALYEADHALRYTENTWLRSMLFPENCDCAMQRRLNPMFSTLAVFDCSLNSDQKRAVEAVLDQKYGTVPYIYRGRREQAKHSDSAHLLLCAPSDQASDTLVERLARHLQPANLLRLNSSTRSAAEVPASILPWCYMADNLFTLPEFPVIMEKRVVVVTCRDADMLHKARLCNRDIFQLECNIHAKLHRTAPLVVPRLHWTSVIIDEAAQALEMEALLPLLVVAPPNVAAPEVIRPSVIMVGDEHQLGPRTASKDPAIQRSLFERILARPQSKGVIKPLTQGMLPILRPPFTNLIRNYRSHPAILAIPSSLFYNDTLEPHAKNTDALLAWSGFEGRQMPVLFTDVRAPDECQLDGGGWYNEGEAEVALTTAQSFLSEGLLEQQEICIISPFRAQVKAFQGLESRLVILCTTRTRDRFVDQDIAKGLGVIHEPRRFNVALTRAKERLIVIGNPHALDQDDDWAPFLAFCQRNSAWRSEHEDDWQAPHSSKIKTSRLEKRIAYRNGVETRANGIERRLGNLKFGMSEDETIWQSGVAVEKMLEEEDGENEVTAHE; encoded by the exons ATGGCTGACAAGCCAGCCAAATTCGACGTCTATGCAAGGCCGTACGTACCACAGGAATTGAAGTA TGCGCCGGCGCCCTCGATCCACTACTACGATTACGTTCTATCATTTGCTGGACGCTGGCTGGACCGAAGTCGTGATGCCGGCACGACTCAGAATCAAGATGAACCGGTCGAGTTCGAAACAACCTCGCCTGCAGACAAGGAGGCCTACGTCCCATTCTTCTCTCGTGCCTTCACAAGAGAAGTCGAAGCCTTGCAAACAGAGTGCGAGGAGTACGATAT CGTTCCCGGCCTGCGAGAGAATAACATACGCGTCGAAGTCGGCGACATAGTCCATGTTCGCCAACTGCGGCTGGATCATCGCGGCGAGCTTCTGACGAATACCATCACGGACGCTGCAGGAATGGCAATCGTCACGGCGTATCCGGTGGACGTACAGCACGATGCCGTAGTTTGCGCCATCAATCGCCAATATGAAGTTCTGACGCTGCGGATTGATCAGCTCTTCCCCGGAGGTTATGTGTTCAACGTCTGCTTCACGCTTCAACACACCCGACTGGAAGCGTTGCACACAGCACTTTATGAAGCGGACCATGCATTGCGGTACACCGAGAACACGTGGCTCCGCTCAATGCTGTTCCCGGAGAATTGTGACTGCGCTATGCAAAGGAGACTGAACCCAATGTTCTCCACCTTGGCCGTCTTCGACTGCTCACTGAATTCTGATCAGAAGCGAGCGGTCGAGGCTGTTCTAGACCAGAAGTACGGCACCGTGCCATACATATACCGGGGCCGCCGGGAACAGGCAAAACAC TCTGATTCCGCACACTTGCTTCTTTGCGCGCCGTCTGACCAGGCCTCCGATACGCTTGTTGAACGACTAGCGCGGCATCTCCAGCCAGCCAACCTTCTGCGGCTTAACTCAAGTACGAGATCAGCCGCCGAAGTGCCTGCGTCGATTCTACCCTGGTGCTACATGGCAGACAATCTCTTCACGCTGCCAGAATTCCCTGTCATCATGGAAAAGAGAGTGGTGGTAGTCACCTGCCGTGACGCGGACATGTTGCACAAGGCTCGGCTCTGCAACCGAGACATCTTTCAACTGGAGTGCAACATTCATGCAAAACTTCATCGAACAGCGCCCCTGGTGGTACCACGACTTCATTGGACCAGTGTGATCATCGACGAGGCAGCGCAAGCCTTGGAGATGGAAGCTTTGCTACCACTTCTGGTGGTCGCCCCTCCGAATGTGGCCGCACCAGAAGTGATACGCCCTTCCGTGATCATGGTAGGCGACGAACATCAGCTGGGCCCACGGACGGCATCGAAGGATCCAGCAATTCAGAGATCATTGTTCGAAAGGATTCTCGCAAGACCA CAAAGTAAAGGAGTGATCAAGCCATTGACGCAGGGCATGCTACCAATCTTACGACCTCCATTTACGAATTTGATCCGCAACTATCGTTCGCATCCAGCAATCTTGGCAATACCGTCGTCTTTGTTCTACAATGATACGCTTGAGCCCCATGCAAAGAATACCGATGCATTGCTTGCCTGGTCTGGGTTCGAAGGACGTCAAATGCCAGTGCTATTTACTGATGTCCGGGCTCCGGACGAATGTCAGCTGGACGGCGGTGGATGGTACAACGAAGGGGAAGCAGAAGTGGCCTTGACGACGGCTCAGTCTTTCCTCAGCGAGGGCCTATTAGAGCAGCAGGAGATTTGCATCATAAGCCCTTTCCGTGCGCAAGTCAAG GCGTTCCAAGGACTCGAATCGAGACTAGTCATTCTCTGCACAACTCGAACTCGCGACCGTTTCGTTGACCAAGACATTGCCAAAGGTCTTGGCGTCATCCACGAGCCACGGAGATTCAACGTTGCCCTCACGCGTGCGAAAGAACGACTCATTGTCATAGGCAACCCGCATGCGTTGGATCAGGATGATGACTGGGCGCCATTCTTGGCTTTCTGCCAACGGAACTCAGCATGGCGCAGTGAGCATGAAGATGATTGGCAGGCTCCTCACAGCAGCAAGATCAAGACCTCAAGATTGGAGAAGCGGATAGCGTACAGGAATGGAGTCGAGACTCGGGCCAATGGAATTGAGCGCCGGCTCGGGAACCTCAAGTTCGGCATGTCTGAGGATGAGACAATCTGGCAGTCTGGCGTAGCGGTTGAAAAGATGCTGGAGGAAGAAGATGGGGAAAACGAAGTGACGGCCCACGAATGA